A window from Limanda limanda chromosome 14, fLimLim1.1, whole genome shotgun sequence encodes these proteins:
- the LOC133018898 gene encoding spermatogenesis-associated protein 22 encodes MRRQENPASRPTAGCLPVPLFNQKKRNRVPLTSAPSVNEFFSHSEYTANTSSAPSHIITPGTYGRYQGSGSSSGASQSDQWLKQAVPQSPQSQQFDTNRPAPGPAPKMRAYAPISHPYKGGNTSTQTGQPSYPVRPQDSSYSDSSNKYQSPPSTQRAQNKPSPNTGFSHMSQQSSYRPSTSTPQHPRQSRPMPPPVPPPSKTLARAAQPQNKTWKFTNSFGPQTSPSDRKRSSNQPPTAQPTQTRPEPSPKKPANENSLRILTAVIDGMRHWSQFKDKAPYLFEIFATLDSAVTVGSHGAKTFLMRDGKKAVQCVFYETEQELPRLIRGQVHRCVGNYDRSRDVLMCVSVRPGLPSELRNAHEAVKASDAEMRALIKSFREI; translated from the exons ATGAGGAGACAGGAAAACCCAGCATCAAGGCCGACAGCAG GCTGCCTCCCTGTGCCGCTGTTCAaccagaagaaaagaaacagggTTCCTCTGACATCTGCTCCTTCAGTGAATGAATTCTTCTCCCACAGTGAATACACGGCAAACACCAGCTCAGCTCcatctcacatcatcacacCAG GTACCTATGGACGCTACCAGGGTTCAGGTTCGTCATCTGGTGCCTCACAAAGTGACCAGTGGTTGAAACAGGCTGTCCCACAATCCCCTCAGTCTCAGCAGTTTGACACTAACAGACCTGCTCCTGGACCTGCTCCTAAAATGAGAGCATATGCACCCATATCACATCCATATAAAGGTGGAAACACCAG cACTCAGACGGGGCAGCCCAGTTACCCAGTGAGACCACAGGATTCCAGCTACAGCGATAGTTCCAACAAATATCAGAGTCCTCCCAGCACTCAGCGTGCACAAAACAAGCCATCACCCAACACTGGGTTTTCTCATATGAGTCAACAGTCTTCTTACAGACCATCCACTTCCACGCCTCAGCATCCCCGACAGTCTCGACCTATGCCCCCTCCTGTCCCACCACCCAGCAAAACCCTAGCTCGTGCAGCGCAGCCACAAAACAAGACCTGGAAATTTACCAACAGCTTCGGGCCACAAACTTCCCCCTCTGACAGAAAAAGAAGCTCAAATCAACCTCCGACTGCACAACCAACTCAAACTCGG CCGGAGCCATCTCCAAAGAAACCAGCCAACGAGAACTCACTGAGGATCCTGACTGCAGTAATCGATGGCATGAGACACTGGAGCCAGTTTAAAGACAAAGCCCCGTACCTGTTTGAGATATTTG CCACTCTTGACTCTGCAGTTACTGTGGGTAGCCATGGAGCCAAGACCTTCCTCATGAGAGATGGAAAAAAGGCTGTGCAGTGTGTCTTCTATGAAACT GAGCAGGAACTGCCCCGTCTGATCCGGGGTCAAGTTCACCGCTGCGTGGGCAACTATGACCGCAGCAGAGACGTcctcatgtgtgtgtccgtcagGCCCGGCCTCCCCTCAGAGCTGAGGAACGCCCATGAGGCTGTGAAAGCATCTGACGCCGAAATGAGAGCACTGATCAAATCATTCCGTGAGATCTGA